The window CTCACGGCCTACGCGGTCCGGTTCGACTCCGCGAGCGACCGCACGACGACCTCCGAGCTCGCCGTCTTCATCACGCCCCGTGCGCTGGTGACGGTCCGCAAGGACGACGGCTTCGACATCGAGGCCGTCACGCGCCGCTGGGACCAGGCGCCGGACCTGGCGAAGTCCGGGGTGCCCTTCCTGCTGCACGGCCTGCTCGACCACGTCGTCGACGGCCACTTCGGTGCCGTCCAGGCGCTCGACGAAGAGGTCGAGGAGCTGGAGGACATGGTGTTCGACGACCGGCCGGACACCGCGGAGCTGCAGCGGCGCTCGTTCCGGTCGCGCCGGAACGTGACCGCGCTGCGCCGGGTCGTCAGCCCCATGCCCGACGTCGTCGGCGCGTTGATGCGGCCGGACCTGAAGCTGGCCGACGGCACCACCCGCCCGTACTTCGAGGACGTCCACGACCACGCGCGGCAGGCCGCCGACCACGCCGAGGCGCTGCGCGAACGCCTCACGACGGTCCGGGAGACCCAGCTGAACCTGCAGAGCGACCGGCTGAACCTGATCATGAAGAAGGTCACCGGGTGGGCGGCGGTGATCGCGGTGCCCACCGCGGTGACCGGGTTCTACGGCCAGAACGTCCCGTACCCGGGCAACGGCACGACCGGCGGGTTCTGGGTTTCGACGGTCGTGATGCTGGTGCTCTCGGTCGGGCTGTACGGGCTCTTCAAGAAGAAGGACTGGCTGTGACCCCGGGCTCGTCGCACAATTCACTCCACAGTGGAGTGTCCGCAAGGGAGTGTCCACTGTGGACGCCCAACGGCGGGCACGCCGAGGGGCGGCGACGTGGTCGAGTCCCACGTCACCGGTCCCCGGGACGGCGTTCAGCCGAACGGGTCAATGCGGCCGAATGGCCTGGCAGGAAAGGAAAGGCTTGCGAGCACCGCCTGGAGGACGCGCACGGGTACGGGCGCGGCTGGTTGCTCAACCGTTGCCGCTCAGCATAGTGCAGCTGCACTATGCTGAGCCATCCGGTGGGCACACCGGGACGGCGCCGGGCGCGCCGGCAACCGGAGAAACGGGTGGCGGATGGGTGGGGCAATGGTCGAGGGGACGCGCCCGGGTGCGGGGGCGGACGCTTCGGGCGTGGGCGAGGCGGGCGAGCAGGAGCTGCGCCGGCTGCTGGCCGGCCTGACCGCGGTCCGCGACGGCGACTTCGGCATCCGGCTGCCCGGCGGGGCCGACGGCCTGCTGGGTGAGATCGCCACCGTGTTCAACGGCATGGCCGACCAGCTGTCGCTGTTCACCTCCGAGGTCACCCGCGTCGCGCGGGAGGTCGGCAGCGAGGGCCAGCTCGGCGGCCAGGCGAAGGTCCCCGGCGTGTCCGGCACGTGGAAGGACCTCACCGACTCGGTGAACGCCATGGCCGGCAACCTCACCACCCAGGTCCGCGACATCGCCCAGGTCGCCACCGCGGTCGCGAAGGGTGATCTGTCGCAGAAGATCGACGTCGACGCGCGCGGCGAGATCCTGGAGCTGAAGGACACCGTCAACACGATGGTGGACCAGCTGTCGTCGTTCGCGGACGAGGTCACCCGGGTGGCGCGCGAGGTCGGCAGCGAAGGCCGCCTCGGCGGGCAGGCGCAGGTGCCCGGCGTCGGCGGCGTCTGGCGCGACCTCACCGACTCGGTGAACTTCATGGCCGGGAACCTGACCGACCAGGTCCGCAACGTCGCCCAGGTGACCACCGCGGTGGCGAAGGGTGACCTGTCGCAGAAGATCACCGTCGACGCCCGGGGCGAGATCCTCGAACTGAAGAGCACGATCAACACGATGGTCGACCAGCTGTCGTCGTTCGCCGACGAAGTGACCCGCGTGGCGCGTGAGGTCGGCACCGAGGGCCGGCTGGGCGGTCAGGCCGACGTCAAGGGCGTCTCCGGCACCTGGCGCGACCTCACCGACTCGGTGAACTTCATGGCGGGCAACCTGACCGACCAGGTCCGCAACATCGCCCAGGTCGCCACGGCCGTGGCCAAGGGCGACCTGTCCCAGAAGATCAACGTGACCGCCCGCGGCGAGGTCCTGGAGCTGAAGGACACGCTGAACACGATGGTGGATCAGCTGTCCGCGTTCGCGGACGAGGTCACCCGGGTGGCGCGTGAGGTCGGCACCGAAGGCCGCCTCGGTGGCCAGGCCGACGTCAAGGGCGTCTCCGGGACGTGGAAGGACCTCACCGAGTCGGTCAACGTCATGGCCGACAACCTCACCGCGCAGGTCCGCTCGATCGCCCAGGTCACCACGGCCGTCGCACGCGGCGACCTGTCGCAGAAGATCCGGGTCGACGCCCGCGGCGAGATCCTCGAGCTGAAGGACACCATCAACACGATGGTGGACCAGCTGTCCGCGTTCGCGGACGAGGTCACCCGCGTCGCCCGGGAGGTGGGTACCGAGGGCAACCTCGGCGGCCAGGCGACCGTCCGCGGCGTCTCCGGGACGTGGAAGAACCTCACCGACAACGTCAACGTCATGGCGTCCAACCTGACCGGCCAGGTCCGCTCGATCGCCCAGGTCGCGACGGCCGTCGCGCGCGGCGACCTGTCGGGCAAGATCACCGTCGAGGCCAAGGGCGAGGTCGCGGCACTGGCCGACGTGATCAACACGATGGTCGACACGCTGTCGGCGTTCGCGGACGAAGTCACGCGCGTGGCGCGCGAGGTCGGCACCGAAGGCATGCTCGGCGGCCAGGCCCGCGTGCCGAACGTCGCGGGCACGTGGAAGGACCTCACCGACAACGTCAACTCGATGGCGAACAACCTCACCGGGCAGGTCCGCAACATCGCCCAGGTGACCACCGCCGTCGCGCAGGGCGACCTGACGCGCAAGATCGACGTCGACGCGCGCGGCGAGATCCTGGAACTCAAGACCACGATCAACACGATGGTCGACCAGCTCTCGGCGTTCGCCGCGGAGGTCACCCGCGTGGCGCGCGAGGTCGGCAGCGAAGGCCGGCTCGGCGGCCAGGCCGAGGTCGAAGGCGTGTCCGGCACCTGGAAGCGGCTCACCGAGAACGTCAACGAGCTGGCCGGGAACCTCACCCGGCAGGTCCGCGCGATCGCCGAGGTGACCAGCGCCGTCGCCGAGGGCGACCTGACCCGCTCGATCACCGTCGACGCCTCCGGCGAGGTCGCCGAGCTGAAGGACAACATCAACTCGATGGTCGAGTCGCTGCGCGAGACGACGCGGGCGAACCAGGAGCAGGACTGGCTCAAGTCCAACCTGGCCACCATCACCGGGCTGATGCAGGGCCGGCGCGACCTCGCCGTCGTCGCGGCCGCGGTGATGGACGAGCTCGTCCCGCTGGTCAACGCCCAGTTCGGCGCGTTCTACCTGGCCGACGACACCGCCGAGGTCCCCGAGCTGCGGCTGGTCGGCGCGTACGGCCACCCCGACGGCGACGGCCCGGCGGTGCGGTTCCGGATCGGGCAGTCCCTCGTCGGGCAGGCCGCGCGCAGCCGGCGGCCGATCGCGGTCGACGACGTCCCGCCGGGCTACGCCACCATCTCCTCCGGGCTCGGCCGCACCGCGCCGGCCAGCCTGATCGTGCTGCCGATCGTCGTCGAGGACCAGGTCCTCGGCGTGCTCGAGCTGGCGTCGGTGCACGGTTTCACCGCGGTGCACCGGGCGTTCCTCGAGCTGCTGATGGAGCAGATCGGCGTCAACGTCAACAGCATCGTCGCCAACGCCCGCACCGACGAGCTGCTCGGCGAGTCCCAGCGGCTCACCGCCGAGCTGCAGGCCCGTTCGGAGGAACTGCAGGCGCGGCAGGAAGAACTCCAGTCGTCGAACGCCGAGCTGGAGGAGAAGGCGGCGCTGCTGGTCACGCAGAACCGCGACATCGAGACGAAGAACCTCGAGATCGAGCAGGCCCGCCAGGAGCTGGAGGCGCGCGCCCACCAGCTGACGCTGGCGTCGAAGTACAAGTCGGAGTTCCTGGCCAACATGAGCCACGAGCTGCGCACCCCGCTCAACAGCCTGCTGATCCTCGCCCAGCTGCTCGCGCAGAACCCGACCCGCAACCTGACCGCGAAGCAGGTCGAGTACGCCGGGATCATCCACTCCGCCGGGTCGGACCTGCTGCAGCTGATCAACGACATCCTCGACCTGTCGAAGGTCGAGGCCGGGAAGATGGACGTCACCCCGGAGCAGGTGTCGCTGCGCGGGCTGCTGGACTACGTCGAGGCGACGTTCCGGCCGATGACCTCGCAGCGGAACCTCGACTTCCGGATCACCGTGGCGCCCGGTTCGCCCGCCGAGCTGCTCACCGACGACTCGCGGCTGCGGCAGGTGCTGCGCAACCTGCTGTCGAACGCGGTCAAGTTCACCGAGGTCGGCGGGATCGAGCTGCACATCGAGCCGGTCGAGCCCGAGCGGCTGCCGCGGCCGCTGCGCGTGCACGGCCCGGCCGTCGCGTTCCGGGTGATCGACACCGGCATCGGGATCGCCGAGCACCAGCTGGAGTCGATCTTCGGCGCGTTCCAGCAGGCCGACGGCACCACCAGCCGCAAGTACGGCGGCACCGGGCTCGGCCTGTCGATCAGCCGCGAGATCGCCCAGCTCCTCGGTGGCTTCATCACGGCCGAGAGCACGCCCGGCGAAGGCAGCGCGTTCACGTTCTCGCTGCCGGTCGCGCGGCCGGACTTCGCGACGCTGCCCGCGGGGGAACACCCCCGCACCGCCCTCGCCGCCGGGGACTCCGGTGCCGGCGTCACGACGTCGGCACCGCGGGCCCACCGGCGGCTGCTGGTCGTCGAGGAGCGCCAGCACGGGCTGCTGACGCTCGTCGCCGAGAGCGCCGCCGCGGACCTGGCCGACAGCCGGGACATCGGCATCTCGCCGGCCGAGGTCGAGGTCGTCACGGCGGTCGGCACGCAGGAGGCCGCGGCCGCGCTCGCCACCGACGCCTACCACTGCGTCGTGCTGGACCTGGACCTGCCCGACCGCACCGCGTTCGGCTTCCTCGACGCCATGCAGGGCGACAGCGCGCTGCGGCTGGTGCCGGTGCTCGCGCACAACAGCCGCCGGCTCGACGGCGAGCTGGAGCAGCTGGTGCAGTCCCGCGCGGACGTCCAGTCGCTGGAAGTGCTGTCGGGGCTGGACGAGCTGCGCGAGCGGATCGCGCTGCACCTGTCGGCCGAGGAGCCCGGCGCGGTGCTCCCGCTGGTCCGCCCGGACGAGCCGGCCGAGCCGGTGCGGGCGGCCGACGTCGACACCACCCTGGCCGGGCGCACGGTGCTGATCGTCGACGACGACCCGCGCAACGTCTAC of the Amycolatopsis sp. NBC_01488 genome contains:
- a CDS encoding HAMP domain-containing protein, whose amino-acid sequence is MVEGTRPGAGADASGVGEAGEQELRRLLAGLTAVRDGDFGIRLPGGADGLLGEIATVFNGMADQLSLFTSEVTRVAREVGSEGQLGGQAKVPGVSGTWKDLTDSVNAMAGNLTTQVRDIAQVATAVAKGDLSQKIDVDARGEILELKDTVNTMVDQLSSFADEVTRVAREVGSEGRLGGQAQVPGVGGVWRDLTDSVNFMAGNLTDQVRNVAQVTTAVAKGDLSQKITVDARGEILELKSTINTMVDQLSSFADEVTRVAREVGTEGRLGGQADVKGVSGTWRDLTDSVNFMAGNLTDQVRNIAQVATAVAKGDLSQKINVTARGEVLELKDTLNTMVDQLSAFADEVTRVAREVGTEGRLGGQADVKGVSGTWKDLTESVNVMADNLTAQVRSIAQVTTAVARGDLSQKIRVDARGEILELKDTINTMVDQLSAFADEVTRVAREVGTEGNLGGQATVRGVSGTWKNLTDNVNVMASNLTGQVRSIAQVATAVARGDLSGKITVEAKGEVAALADVINTMVDTLSAFADEVTRVAREVGTEGMLGGQARVPNVAGTWKDLTDNVNSMANNLTGQVRNIAQVTTAVAQGDLTRKIDVDARGEILELKTTINTMVDQLSAFAAEVTRVAREVGSEGRLGGQAEVEGVSGTWKRLTENVNELAGNLTRQVRAIAEVTSAVAEGDLTRSITVDASGEVAELKDNINSMVESLRETTRANQEQDWLKSNLATITGLMQGRRDLAVVAAAVMDELVPLVNAQFGAFYLADDTAEVPELRLVGAYGHPDGDGPAVRFRIGQSLVGQAARSRRPIAVDDVPPGYATISSGLGRTAPASLIVLPIVVEDQVLGVLELASVHGFTAVHRAFLELLMEQIGVNVNSIVANARTDELLGESQRLTAELQARSEELQARQEELQSSNAELEEKAALLVTQNRDIETKNLEIEQARQELEARAHQLTLASKYKSEFLANMSHELRTPLNSLLILAQLLAQNPTRNLTAKQVEYAGIIHSAGSDLLQLINDILDLSKVEAGKMDVTPEQVSLRGLLDYVEATFRPMTSQRNLDFRITVAPGSPAELLTDDSRLRQVLRNLLSNAVKFTEVGGIELHIEPVEPERLPRPLRVHGPAVAFRVIDTGIGIAEHQLESIFGAFQQADGTTSRKYGGTGLGLSISREIAQLLGGFITAESTPGEGSAFTFSLPVARPDFATLPAGEHPRTALAAGDSGAGVTTSAPRAHRRLLVVEERQHGLLTLVAESAAADLADSRDIGISPAEVEVVTAVGTQEAAAALATDAYHCVVLDLDLPDRTAFGFLDAMQGDSALRLVPVLAHNSRRLDGELEQLVQSRADVQSLEVLSGLDELRERIALHLSAEEPGAVLPLVRPDEPAEPVRAADVDTTLAGRTVLIVDDDPRNVYALTGILELHGMQVLHAEDGRKGVETVAAHPGIDLILMDVMMPEMDGYTATAKIRAMPEHAGIPIVAVTAKAMPGDREKSLASGATDYVTKPVDADDLIARIKRHVTA
- a CDS encoding magnesium transporter CorA family protein, encoding MTSTRAYRDGTLLKEGFPVADVSDFLAEPDTAVWVDLCEPSEADLTELAGELNLHRLAVEDAVQEHQRPKLDRYEGHAFLTAYAVRFDSASDRTTTSELAVFITPRALVTVRKDDGFDIEAVTRRWDQAPDLAKSGVPFLLHGLLDHVVDGHFGAVQALDEEVEELEDMVFDDRPDTAELQRRSFRSRRNVTALRRVVSPMPDVVGALMRPDLKLADGTTRPYFEDVHDHARQAADHAEALRERLTTVRETQLNLQSDRLNLIMKKVTGWAAVIAVPTAVTGFYGQNVPYPGNGTTGGFWVSTVVMLVLSVGLYGLFKKKDWL